One genomic region from Haloterrigena gelatinilytica encodes:
- a CDS encoding DUF7529 family protein, translated as MTTTDDASRWTELLEDAAAIAEEFRDNGWDAVVLEPEAVAPIDCEERTGFDVGVSDEEYDLVESLIDGGDVTVTAADVYYRPPESDDEGRIALVIERDENTETAVFVPLRYDFEDETTRSVFETALAAEEVFVHVTPTEAAGATTDDEPANWVSFSHDDPSLFLEEADVRNW; from the coding sequence ATGACGACAACCGACGACGCCTCGCGGTGGACGGAACTCCTCGAGGACGCGGCGGCCATCGCCGAGGAGTTCCGAGACAACGGCTGGGACGCCGTCGTGTTGGAACCCGAGGCCGTCGCCCCGATCGACTGCGAGGAACGGACCGGCTTCGACGTCGGCGTCTCCGACGAGGAGTACGACCTCGTCGAGTCCCTGATCGACGGGGGGGACGTGACCGTCACCGCGGCCGACGTCTACTACCGCCCGCCCGAGTCGGACGACGAGGGGCGGATCGCGCTCGTCATCGAGCGCGACGAGAATACCGAAACCGCCGTTTTCGTCCCGCTGCGATACGATTTCGAGGACGAGACGACCCGATCGGTGTTCGAAACGGCGCTCGCGGCGGAGGAAGTGTTCGTTCACGTGACGCCGACCGAAGCGGCCGGGGCGACGACCGACGACGAACCCGCGAACTGGGTCAGTTTCTCCCACGACGACCCGTCGCTGTTTCTCGAGGAAGCCGACGTGCGAAACTGGTAG